Proteins encoded within one genomic window of Rhododendron vialii isolate Sample 1 chromosome 1a, ASM3025357v1:
- the LOC131304638 gene encoding protein MAIN-LIKE 1-like: MSSAQYFLDKAELPKKARQRRIQTRISLGSIVLIVNKLNEQQRQVVTEIGLGGLLGIGCTRLNLELCEFLVLNFNPKSCSLDVHDHQFNLTLKDVSDILGVRSNGCDIDDRGSLEGTESLHESVGVVNGVIPLDGLRKYLEDEKTVDAEDEFKRKFTLYALGALLCPTTKVSLNVSSLHFVKDVEVMKNYNWGNLTLHSLVSGIKIYQDEKRVNISGCLFLLLVFYLDNVCPTFESTYATTRSIPRLYDWGDSQLKKTFQLFRRLGGFHNEVKVTFSKPNQMNDHHVDVVKTEIYDDMRHDIGELKHTMISMKEKIMTWEQKANAPGDGWRHVNKLVSLRM, translated from the exons ATGAGCTCAGCGCAATATTTTTTAGACAAGGCTGAACTACCAAAAAAAGCTCGACAG agGAGAATCCAAACAAGAATTTCTTTGGGATCAATTGTGCTAATAGTCAATAAATTGAACGAACAACAACGACAGGTGGTGACCGAAATTGGATTGGGAGGTTTGTTGGGGATAGGATGCACACGACTAAATCTTGAGTTGTGTGAATTCCTTGTTCTTAACTTCAATCCCAAATCTTGTTCTTTGGATGTACATGATCATCAATTTAACCTCACATTGAAAGACGTTAGTGATATATTGGGAGTACGATCCAACGGCTGTGACATTGACGATCGGGGATCTCTTGAAGGAACGGAGAGTTTGCATGAAAGTGTTGGAGTGGTCAATGGGGTAATTCCTTTGGATGGATTAAGAAAATATCTCGAAGACGAAAAGACCGTTGATGCTGAGGATGAGTTCAAGCGAAAATTCACTTTATATGCATTAGGTGCACTTTTATGCCCAACCACGAAGGTATCCCTGAATGTTTCTTCCCTTCATTTTGTGAAGGATGTTGAAGTCATGAAAAATTACAATTGGGGGAACTTAACATTGCACTCCCTAGTCAGTGGCATCAAAATTTACCAAGACGAAAAAAGGGTTAATATCAGTGGATGTTTGTTTCTCCTATTG GTTTTTTACTTGGATAATGTTTGTCCAACTTTCGAGAGCACGTATGCTACTACGCGATCGATTCCTCGCCTGTATGATTGGGGTGATTCACAACTCAAAAAGACCTTTCAACTATTTCGGAGGTTGGGGGGATTTCATAATGAG GTGAAGGTTACTTTCAGTAAGCCGAATCAAATGAATGATCATCATGTCGATGTGGTAAAAACTGAAATTTATGATGACATGCGCCACGATATTGGTGAGCTAAAGCATACAATGATCTCGATGAAAGAGAAAATCATGACTTGGGAACAAAAGGCCAATGCACCTGGGGATGGGTGGAGACACGTCAACAAATTGGTGAGCTTAAGGATGTAG
- the LOC131304253 gene encoding uncharacterized protein LOC131304253, translating into MKHMVRPDQLAAANGLDCFNSVAEKMNDDEGVKAANKIGATAKTKIVHNLMSEKNKAEESDGPSIEFLGVKERALKKGRKGQVIKEKEATESPPAEHSLPILGSQRGRGRGGAGGHRGRGRGQTKSSLMHATTQSVDMGDTSSCNDDYAAPITRSEEERRPAPCVRSPYFADGVKKVQKVNQVQTTSMLTDDDEDVAVANIGKFLDNLVGPSNAQIIPQKSPLIEKTSPSTFLTSEEEVMVKFIFDENCIQGESVIAMGLHFTDSVEIGTCQYMCCLKPYAWICTTVINLVVIQLTNKQRTKYPDGRHRIWYMSEYASQMIIKNEEYEGNNERVADLFFKNKGYTGPIDACEEIYIPFNHNKDHWLCLKIDMVQQAAYLFDSKPSRRFGEDRKKWVNYWDSRMQAILQGDKASMTGSAAKKCVPLRKKVKK; encoded by the exons ATGAAGCACATGGTACGTCCAGATCAATTGGCTGCTGCAAATGGGCTTGATTGTTTCAATTCAGTGGCGGAAAAAATGAATGATGATGAGGGGGTGAAGGCAGCAAATAAAATAGGTGCGACTGCAAAAACAAAGATTGTCCACAATCTCATGTCAGAAAAAAATAAGGCGGAAGAAAGTGACGGCCCATCAATAGAGTTTTTGGGCGTGAAGGAGCGGGCCCTAAAAAAGGGTAGAAAAGGTCAagtaataaaagaaaaagaggccACGGAATCACCTCCTGCTGAACATAGTTTGCCAATCTTAGGAAGTCAAAGAGGAAGAGGCCGAGGAGGAGCAGGAGGTCATCGTGGAAGAGGTCGGGGGCAAACTAAATCTAGCCTTATGCATGCTACTACTCAATCAGTCGACATGGGGGATACGTCATCATGCAACGATGACTATGCTGCTCCAATTACACGATCAGAAGAGGAGAGAAGGCCTGCTCCATGCGTTCGTTCACCTTATTTTGCTGATGGCGTCAAAAAAGTCCAAAAGGTGAACCAAGTCCAGACCACCAGCATGCTTACTGATGATGATGAGGATGTCGCAGTTGCAAAT ATAGGTAAATTTCTAGATAATCTTGTTGGACCATCGAATGCACAAATTATTCCACAG AAGTCACCGTTGATCGAAAAAACAAGTCCATCTACATTTCTAACTTCAGAGGAAGAAGTGATGGTCAAGTTCATATTCGATGAGAATTGCATACAAGG GGAATCTGTCATTGCAATGGGGCTTCATTTTACGGATTCGGTTGAAATTGGTACTTGTCAGTATATGTGTTGTCTAAAACCCTATGCCTGGATATGTACTACC GTCATAAACCTGGTAGTTATTCAACTGACAAATAAACAAAGGACGAAGTACCCGGATGGGAGGCATAGGATTTGGTACATGTCGGAATATGCCTC GCAAATGATCATTAAGAATGAGGAATACGAGGGAAACAATGAACGTGTAGCAGACTTATTCTTCAAAAATAAAGGATACACCGGACCAATTGATGCTTGTGAAGAG ATTTATATACCGTTCAACCACAATAAAGATCACTGGTTGTGCTTGAAGATTGATATGGTGCAACAGGCAGCCTATCTATTCGACTCGAAGCCGTCTCGAAGGTTTGGCGAAGACAGGAAAAAATGGGTGAACTACTG GGATAGTAGAATGCAGGCTATACTTCAGGGTGACAAGGCTAGTATGACTGGCAGTGCGGCTAAAAAGTGTGTTCCTTTACGCAAGAAGGTTAAAAAGTAG
- the LOC131304520 gene encoding protein FAR1-RELATED SEQUENCE 5-like isoform X1: MSLFFMFSFCYVSVSFNSFSPTLSELQFETNWIRSISQERKERDIMDQFDGGQGGHANVHNDKFNSSSYSKNDILEQKFDSEDDAHAFYNAYAKEMRFSIRKDRLKVDETNVPRKRKWVCSKQGRRAKKHLDRKDRKRPPRDETRVGCRATFSIRYDKGVEKYVVTHFDNEHNHPFIEKRCVPFLLPHRCVSDAVKAQTKAMHNVGVKTGQIMDMKVNESGGYGDVGFTLKDLQNKIEVERRVELKDGDAEGALGYLSARANADPLFFFKYTVDEDNRLGKLFWADSKSRMDYAAFGDVLIFDTTYRTNAYKKPFVILAGVSNHFLTTIFGCALLVDETFATYTWCWKP; encoded by the exons ATGTcattgttttttatgttttccttttgttaTGTTTCAGTTTCATTCAATTCATTTTCTCCAACTCTCTCGGAACTTCAATTTGAGACCAATTGGATTAGGTCAATTAGtcaagagaggaaagagagag ATATTATGGATCAGTTCGATGGTGGTCAGGGTGGTCATGCAAATGTCCACAATGATAAATTTAATTCTAGCAGTTATAGTAAGAATGACATTCTCGAGCAGAAATTTGATTCAGAGGATGATGCACATGCCTTCTATAATGCATACGCTAAGGAAATGAGGTTTAGCATACGGAAAGATAGGTTAAAAGTTGACGAGACTAATGTGCCTCGTAAGAGGAAATGGGTATGTTCAAAGCAAGGTCGAAGAGCAAAAAAACATTTGGACCGTAAGGATCGGAAAAGACCCCCCCGGGATGAAACTAGAGTTGGATGTCGAGCTACTTTCAGCATTCGATATGATAAAGGAGTTGAAAAATATGTGGTGACTCACTTTGACAATGAACACAACCATCCATTTATAGAGAAACGTTGCGTGCCTTTCCTCCTCCCACATAGGTGTGTGAGTGATGCGGTTAAAGCTCAAACAAAAGCTATGCACAATGTCGGTGTGAAGACAGGTCAGATCATGGATATGAAGGTCAATGAATCAGGGGGGTACGGGGATGTGGGCTTCACTCTGAAAGATCTGCAGAACAAAATTGAAGTTGAGCGCAGAGTAGAACTCAAAGACGGGGATGCAGAGGGTGCTTTGGGTTACTTATCTGCGAGAGCGAATGCCGACCcattatttttcttcaagtataCCGTGGATGAGGACAACCGGCTAGGTAAATTGTTTTGGGCAGACTCGAAGTCTCGGATGGACTATGCTGCTTTCGGTGATGTACTGATATTCGACACAACCTATCGAACTAATGCATATAAGAAACCGTTTGTCATTTTAGCTGGCGTGAGTAACCATTTTCTTACGACTATTTTTGGTTGTGCCTTGTTGGTTGATGAGACATTTGCAACATACACATGGTGCTGGAAACCTTAA
- the LOC131304520 gene encoding protein FAR1-RELATED SEQUENCE 5-like isoform X2, with amino-acid sequence MDQFDGGQGGHANVHNDKFNSSSYSKNDILEQKFDSEDDAHAFYNAYAKEMRFSIRKDRLKVDETNVPRKRKWVCSKQGRRAKKHLDRKDRKRPPRDETRVGCRATFSIRYDKGVEKYVVTHFDNEHNHPFIEKRCVPFLLPHRCVSDAVKAQTKAMHNVGVKTGQIMDMKVNESGGYGDVGFTLKDLQNKIEVERRVELKDGDAEGALGYLSARANADPLFFFKYTVDEDNRLGKLFWADSKSRMDYAAFGDVLIFDTTYRTNAYKKPFVILAGVSNHFLTTIFGCALLVDETFATYTWCWKP; translated from the coding sequence ATGGATCAGTTCGATGGTGGTCAGGGTGGTCATGCAAATGTCCACAATGATAAATTTAATTCTAGCAGTTATAGTAAGAATGACATTCTCGAGCAGAAATTTGATTCAGAGGATGATGCACATGCCTTCTATAATGCATACGCTAAGGAAATGAGGTTTAGCATACGGAAAGATAGGTTAAAAGTTGACGAGACTAATGTGCCTCGTAAGAGGAAATGGGTATGTTCAAAGCAAGGTCGAAGAGCAAAAAAACATTTGGACCGTAAGGATCGGAAAAGACCCCCCCGGGATGAAACTAGAGTTGGATGTCGAGCTACTTTCAGCATTCGATATGATAAAGGAGTTGAAAAATATGTGGTGACTCACTTTGACAATGAACACAACCATCCATTTATAGAGAAACGTTGCGTGCCTTTCCTCCTCCCACATAGGTGTGTGAGTGATGCGGTTAAAGCTCAAACAAAAGCTATGCACAATGTCGGTGTGAAGACAGGTCAGATCATGGATATGAAGGTCAATGAATCAGGGGGGTACGGGGATGTGGGCTTCACTCTGAAAGATCTGCAGAACAAAATTGAAGTTGAGCGCAGAGTAGAACTCAAAGACGGGGATGCAGAGGGTGCTTTGGGTTACTTATCTGCGAGAGCGAATGCCGACCcattatttttcttcaagtataCCGTGGATGAGGACAACCGGCTAGGTAAATTGTTTTGGGCAGACTCGAAGTCTCGGATGGACTATGCTGCTTTCGGTGATGTACTGATATTCGACACAACCTATCGAACTAATGCATATAAGAAACCGTTTGTCATTTTAGCTGGCGTGAGTAACCATTTTCTTACGACTATTTTTGGTTGTGCCTTGTTGGTTGATGAGACATTTGCAACATACACATGGTGCTGGAAACCTTAA